One Sparus aurata chromosome 23, fSpaAur1.1, whole genome shotgun sequence genomic window, CTTTCCCTTTGAGTTTGATTTGTAATAAAGTGGCCATAGTACTCTCTCAGGTGGGAGACTGTAATACTTCTTCCATCACTTCTCcaaacacctgtgtgtgtgtgtgtgtgtgtgtgtgtgtgtgtgtgtgtgtgtgtgtgtgtgtgtgtgtgtgtgtgcgtgcgtgcgtgcgtgcgtgcgtgcgtgcgtgcgtgtgtgtgtgtgtgcaggcagcaGAAACAGCAACTCTCAGACAGGAGTGGATAGGACACCTATGGCAAGCCATGCATCTTTCTACCACTGGGGTCTCCAGAAGCAGCACACAGTGAGTAAGAACAGGGTTTTCTCCTCATGAAAGATCTGAACTGCACCTAAGATAATTCATGTTTGGTCAAGTTGACTTGAACTCCTCACATGCATTTTGGTGATTTTTTGTCAGCTGCTCGGACGCTGaccattatttttttcttcagactTGAAATGGGTGAGCACCTAGagagaacaaacagcatcacacCCATCCGTTCACACAGTGAGAGTGTGATGGAGTCGCTGCCTGCTCGACCCCTCTCTGCCCCTACAGGCAACATCCACCATGTGATCAGGAGCATCACCTCCCCCATCCACCTGTCTGAGGAGATCATATACCAAAACACACTGCCAGCCTGTAACTTCCAACATCACAATGGTAAAGGATTTGACTTGTTAATTAAGTCTCGAATAAATTGAACATTCAGCTACATGATGCTAACGACTCTGTTTTCAGGTGACAGTCTCAACAGCCTTCAGTGTTCCAGCAGACTGAGCAACGCTGAGGGACAGGAAGGAGACTATGACATTttaccaaaaagaaaaagtatgatcataaataaactttaaatttGTCATCTATGCTAACATAGCAAGCAGTCCAAACGGGCCCTGTCATGTGTTATATTCTGTCCCTTCAGAAATATGTGAGAGCAGCACTTCAACAGAGATGGCCGAGGAGGTGTATGACATTCCTCTCTCTTACAGGAGGGCTTCTGAAAATCCAGGTGTGATAACATGTTTTTCCCCTGGCAGCTAGCTTCTAAATACTTGGTTTTACCagaatattaaacattttttgttgtttgccgTTTTTAAGACCCCACAGAGAACATCTACGATGTACCAAGCTCTCTTTTAAGGAAGTTGCCTGATCACACTTCAGGTAAATCCTGCTTCATGTCATGCTTTTGTTACGCTCCTGTTATAAGACAATCACAGTTGCCGATATGTACACAGAATgattcatgcaaaaaaaaaaaatgccacatatgcagcactaacaaacattttctcatttgcATGTCTCAAGCTTTCAGCTCAGAGGAGCAGGCTGAGGATGGACTCTACTGGATGATATGAGGTCAAGTTTGAGGACACACGTGATAGACTGgagtgtagcagcagcagcctcatctgcttctttcttctttgttaCGAAGACTGTTTCTGCTTAGGATCTGTAACGTTGTGCTTAATGCTTTGACAGGTTTGAGGCAATGCAACAGCAGTGATGCAACAGATATAACAagtgttaaaaatgtttgtctAATTTGTAAGAACTTTTGTATCCAGACAGCACGCAAAACAGTCACAAAGAGGTTCAACTGTGGTATTTAATTCAGCTCCTTCTATACAAGACCGAGTACCACATAGACATTTATAACTGCAGCATACACTGTACAGAAATATCTACACATCACGCACTGTAGCGAGTCACACTATGATTCACAATAgtaaaatgactcatttacatgTCACCTGCTTCACAGTTTGAAAGTGTACACCACCAACATTGATATTGCTGTATTACACACTTTGGATTGGTTTGAATAGGAATGGTGTAAGCTTGGTTCTGAACCCTTTATGGGTTTAATAGCATATAAGGTACACgataaaaggaaaataaaattaaaacatgctaacatttactGTGAGCACTTTTATATACCATCTACTTTCActctatgtttttattttgtctcttaAGGGGTATTCATGTTTTAGAACTTTTAGACTAATCAAATGCTCCCTAAATGTAGTGAGTGACTGACCACATTGTGCCCGTTTAGTTTTTTCTCATCAAGTTTTCAGCTGGTGACAGCTGGGAAGATTTTTGTAAACAGAAAATGATATCCAAAAATCACAGTTATATCTACAACACTACTTTCCCAGAGAGGGATTAAACTGACTTGAATATCACTGGATagacatacaaacatacagtagcagTGTTCATTAGACAAAAATAACATAGTAGTGCAGGTATGGGGTTTAAATCTAAGCAAAAAGAAGGCCTATGTAACAAGCAATGCATAAAAGTGATTTGTGCATTCTCAATGTTTCTTCTCAAAAGAAAAGAGTACAATCAAATataatacaaaacaataaaaaaatatatggaCATCAATCGAGCAACAGATAATTACACTCCAATGAGTGGAAGCTTTCGCTTGGATCAGTTCTGTGTTGTGATCATTGTCAGTTAGCAAAACACTACAAATAATATTTGGTTCATAGTATTGTTACACTCATGCAGCACAAAAATTGCAAAAAAGGAAACGATTGGGAAAGTGCCACTCTAGAAATAGATCTAAACTGACATGCACactatttgttttcatttgaattcacctgttaaatatatatatatatatttttttttaatcttcaccCCTTCACAACTAACCTTAATTATTAAGACCAGTGCAGTGATGTTACAGAGTGAATAAACTATTATTAGTGATATTTGTTGAGGGAAGCTTAATGTAAGTTGTCAGTCTATTACAGTACATGTTCCACATCTGACTATCACTCTTCTAGCTGAGAAGCAGCAGTACCAGAAGAGGATATGATTAATAATTTATATCTAAATTCTGAAAATGTCATTCAGAAGTTGGTCGAATCTACATATCTTcactgtgaaattaaaaaaaaactgtgaaaaacaagCAAACTGATGTTTAACTTAAGATGTAGTGCTAGGTTGAGGATAGTACTAAGTTATCTGTTTTGTGGCTTTAAGAGGAGACTGCCTCAACAGTTACAGAGAACGTTTCCAGACTCCACAACCCTGAGATACATGGTTTAATAGAATCAGGCCTGGGCCTGGGATTGTTCCTTGAGGAACTCCTCCAGGACAGTGATGATGCTGCAGGCTTCAGGCAGGTCGCTGTGCTCAGCCCTGGCATTCTGCAGCAACACATCTCCATTTCCACAGCCCTGCAGGAACTGGCAGCAGCGAAAAAGGGCGTAGTGACTCATCTCTGCCTGACGCACAAAACGCTTCAGGCTGTTCATGTCCTGGATGGCCTGTCGAATGAGAGCAGTGGTTGATAGAGAGGAAGAAGCTTGTTAAGAAAGGGAAGAGATCAGGATGAGGGAAAGAGGCATCTGTTCAAAGAGGAACTGAGAGCTATTATCTAAAAGTTTCTCAACCTTGTGGTGGGCTAGTGGGACTTTTAATGCGGATATCTTTGTTTCATTAGTTtgttatgaaaataaatagacTTGGAGCATATCATCATTGGCctattttatattaaaaacaattttcttcTTGACTTTTTCATTTTGCCATCAGTATAACTGATGCTGACTGATAAAACTTCTACACTCATAGACATCTTGGGATCTGAAAACAGGTCAAGAAACTctagtctgtctgtgtgcatgttttgtcACCTTAAGTTTGAAGTTCTCCAGAATTTGTCTGAGCAGGAAAGGATTACAACGCTCTGCAGCATTTAGAAACGCCTGAATCCAGTCATCACAGAAACGATTACTGACTAGGaaagaaaacattattattatacttagaaagagaaaagaactCAAACCACATATTCCTCGTCAGGTATACGTCACGGAGCATGTCTTACCAGTGTTAGAGAGTGTGGGTGGGCTGGTGGAGCAATCTACGATCAGGTCAGAGTGTGTGTCCTCTGACATAGCCTTACACAGAGAAGCTGCTGTTGTGTCTTGCTGGGACAGGCCCTGCAGACTGGCTGCTTTGATGAACCTGGTAGAGaacacaatacacatttaacagctaacaaacaaataatcacaTACTGTACTGCATGGAAATTAACAACTGGCAGACATaactattattgttttttaacagtcttAGAATTTGAGGATGTGTTAGTGTTGTTACTGGGGCAGTCACCTAACTCACCTTGACACATCAGCCTTTGTCCTCTCATCTGAATTATTGACCTCCACAGGTGTGTGACTCAGAGCCTGCACACAGAAGATGTAATGGCTGAAATGAATTGCTCTGGAAAAAAGCCTCGTCTTACAGATGCGCAAGTAAATAAGTATTTCAAGGAGCAGGTCACACAAAAACAGTGGCATTTACTTGGTCTCTAAGCCAGGCTGCATTTTAATGATCTAGATAGTTTTGTTGTAATTTAGCGAGGCTTGGAACCCATGACAACGTCTCATTCTGAGGTACCGTCGATATGACACCAGAGTAACTACAGtcgattaaaaaataaaaatggccaACTATTTTAATAATCGCCTAATAATTTCTGTCAACTTCTGTTatcatttatgataataaataaaattaaatctttaggttttagactgttgatttgacaaaagaagcaatttcaagacgtcactttggactCTGTGAAATTGTGTTGAGCATTTAAACTTTGTTTGACACCTTATAGAGTAAAAtattaatcattaaaataatcagcagattaatcagtAATTAAATAACTTTGTAGTTGTTGCCAATCTTTACACTTTCTATTATTTACAACAAAATTAACTGTTCACAATTAGCAGAGGTAAatgtgttataataataataataataataataataataataataataataataataataatacattttatttgtacagcgcttttacagctctcaaagacgctttacataaaaccaaaaacagaggaaaaatacatagagaaataaataatacaggaatattacatattacagGAGAGGATCACTGGTGATGTCTTTAATTCAATTGATTTATTGGTTTGAGTACTTAAAACCAAACATCAATGAGCTCCATTGCAAAACCAAACCGTGGCAAGTCACACTGTAATTATCTAAAAAAGGGTCTCACATTATTTGGCTTTCCATTACTCACATAATATTTTTACTAAACAGTACTCCCCAAAATAATGTCAATATAAAGCCAATTACCTATAATACTGCAATTTGGTATTGTTCTACAACGGTAATGTTTAAAACCTTGTTAAAAGGGCCTCTAAAGGAGCTGCTGATCCAAGGGAGAGGTTTGTGGTCATGTTATGATGGCATATTATTGAGGTGAAATGATATAAAAGGCATCTGCACACACCAATCTGTGCCATAGTCTGTTAATGATTTAATTTGGATCGGTCTGTGCGGATGCTTTTCCTCTCATTATTTATCATATGTCAGGTTGGGTACCTCTGACAAGCTGGACATATTGTAGGGGTGAAAATGACTCACAGCGTGCAGCAAGAAGCTGATGTTGCTCTGGACCAGCTGCACCACACGATGGATGTGCATGACAGATTCCTCATACCACCGGCTCAGATAGGGACGCACCTCTGTCTCAAGGTTctgcagctgacacacacacacacacacacacacacacaggcaaattAATATGgcaaaataacaatatatataaaacttCATTATACTGTTATAACACACTCTTACCTCTGGGGTTTGCAGGCTGCTATGCAGGCCTTGGACATATTTATCCAGCTCTAATCTAAATGTGAATTTGGTCAAGGAATTGGAACTATTGCTTGTTATACTGCACAAAGCTACAGCAAAGtggaaaacaatacaacaaagcaaaaaagcaaaagaaactTTTATAATGACAAAGATTATCTATAAAATGAATACTGGAGAACCTAATGAGGACACTATGGAAAAGACAGCTTTGCTCAAAGGATATAAGTTCAGTCCTTTCTCAGAGCCGCCCATGAAGCAGATGACATATCCATTTCCATCAGCATCAGGCTGCTCAGGAGACCTTTCCTGCTCTAGGAGACAACAGTAGCAGCCAACTGCCTGCTCCGGAATACTGGGAAGAGTATAAATTATCAACAAATTTGTGTTAACTAACAAACTTATTTGTCCACTTATTACTGTGATGTATCAAACAAACTGGATCCCCTATAATACAATTTATAATGACAATGAAGCATACGCTGCATCGTTCCAGTTGGATTGAAGTCAAGCATGACCTTggcttgtttgttttatcatGATACATTAATTTTGTGTCCCACTTAGTTAGTATGtagcataaattatgcaaaattTGAGTATGGCTGCAACTAAAAGTTATTTTCActgttgattaatctgtcaGATAGCTTCTTGATTACTCGATTAGTTggttggtctataaaatgtcagaaaatggtaaaaaatcTTATCATTGTTTCCAAAAGCCTAAGATGAGGTCCTCAAATGTCTCAttcacaacccaaagatattcagtttactgtcattgaggagtaaagaaacaataaaatatccacagttaagaagctggaatcagagaactTTGACCTTTTTCCAAGACTCTAAAACTAATTATTCAATTATCATAGTAGTTTAAAAGTTAACAACTTATTTGATTAATGGgttaatcgttgcagctctagttgTGAGGAAAAATGTAAACTTCTCACCTGAGTTCGACCGTGGCGATGTTGCCCATGCCTCCCAGCAGGGCTCCTTTGCTCAGCCTCCTTGAAATGTAAGTCCGCAGCTCCGGTTCTGCCTCTGATGGAAGGCTGCTGTCTATTAGTGTCAGGCTGTGGGAAGGGCAGAAAgtcac contains:
- the LOC115575265 gene encoding uncharacterized protein LOC115575265 isoform X2, translated to MSIDGTKLLFEGFLEKRRDTLVQSVREVQRADSKRFMFEIIMTNGKRKLLAAETATLRQEWIGHLWQAMHLSTTGVSRSSTQLEMGEHLERTNSITPIRSHSESVMESLPARPLSAPTGNIHHVIRSITSPIHLSEEIIYQNTLPACNFQHHNGDSLNSLQCSSRLSNAEGQEGDYDILPKRKKICESSTSTEMAEEVYDIPLSYRRASENPDPTENIYDVPSSLLRKLPDHTSAFSSEEQAEDGLYWMI
- the LOC115575265 gene encoding uncharacterized protein LOC115575265 isoform X1 encodes the protein MSIDGTKLLFEGFLEKRRDTLKISWVTYWFRLQNTTLFFYTKKNGSASHLKGNYYIYTVQSVREVQRADSKRFMFEIIMTNGKRKLLAAETATLRQEWIGHLWQAMHLSTTGVSRSSTQLEMGEHLERTNSITPIRSHSESVMESLPARPLSAPTGNIHHVIRSITSPIHLSEEIIYQNTLPACNFQHHNGDSLNSLQCSSRLSNAEGQEGDYDILPKRKKICESSTSTEMAEEVYDIPLSYRRASENPDPTENIYDVPSSLLRKLPDHTSAFSSEEQAEDGLYWMI
- the c23h17orf75 gene encoding protein Njmu-R1 produces the protein MFTSQTSSFQDSIDVEERDDYDSEEIAGYSQKIQLNCYYTIYLYQGTRSEAPGENVAWNQRRADSTTSQDDFSLTLIDSSLPSEAEPELRTYISRRLSKGALLGGMGNIATVELSIPEQAVGCYCCLLEQERSPEQPDADGNGYVICFMGGSEKGLNLFRLELDKYVQGLHSSLQTPELQNLETEVRPYLSRWYEESVMHIHRVVQLVQSNISFLLHAALSHTPVEVNNSDERTKADVSRFIKAASLQGLSQQDTTAASLCKAMSEDTHSDLIVDCSTSPPTLSNTVSNRFCDDWIQAFLNAAERCNPFLLRQILENFKLKAIQDMNSLKRFVRQAEMSHYALFRCCQFLQGCGNGDVLLQNARAEHSDLPEACSIITVLEEFLKEQSQAQA